One genomic window of Aethina tumida isolate Nest 87 chromosome 3, icAetTumi1.1, whole genome shotgun sequence includes the following:
- the LOC109607783 gene encoding cilia- and flagella-associated protein 251, translating to MESKTRMIQADVERLAELQAASKFVEKERKRPDIKDPTKEPMSKEVINVKSPTFSKFNLPRLSSEIGPEIFNNPSIIPKIKPFVPSYVYGINTDCDILNLSNEDTIRVFYTAAHIGVLYDLCKQKYVFFEGHRNRIITACADARAKFIVTTDCGHDSVLIIWCGKKYTPLFTIFDIYPNHGAAVARISYNAKYLITVGYVETDDCYSIDLWMWTDGNQEPDFSIPIKKSHGKPKKVCFHPTRNEHLMVIFEKQVFFLVIDIEAKTLINFVAPHITFKNILGVFHSGTYIDKRHRCFVTSENGFVLIFANTLYLRTYLEAKLNNTKIYLKAVKISKSPLVEAREQMEIICLGDATGHIYLMDLSLTIVFYFERPQIMTLKKIGVYYPYVTTETHSAEMIYPVEEGDYPSDDEQNGLDDHDREEGEQEEESKCKHIQLHVVLSDFTTSRKPLNMSPCFVLTKSCGLYYIDFMKEILTPIFPLVECPITAIETHFELPLLIIGHENGVLKIIDYDKRVLVSQEKIKNSDSYSPDLENPTAISCIRYSNESLHLVCSNNIGEIHVLDTISLKTISKKPIRISNAKIVNIVFNFNSNQFAYYDNENSVVLFYFNCTKKEWIGLGKLMPHYLGINDILFTPVFDNSCLVTIGEDRYIVKYNNVGLGPDDTFDVLVRERIEQSAIPKCFVYFCKHYEDSFLGYYLIVDDKYKYKLLNDLTMMTRQVSLGPAYGAYKGHHIKKIMLPDKLDYKYYIFMIDKQIGLQLSTLDGNPYSYVGYTAHPTPVVDFALSHKGTHIFTFSENSNILFQWEIRPNAVELVHLLGGKEFEPFYCLLEGGKNGWLFQEIQDLFFYMQILNQGENIVLPRKFSDTIEISELPDLVRACGYYPSEFEIENLMIEARYKDLDDLGEVKTQITFFDFLKLYINHRPAHGYSMEELKDIWFGFASIPENADDDGVIYKNEYLEILTTLGENIPLDNLKKCFSTLGKRTASNDDDDEVFSNTMDFDTFVDDLLGIEMRATDVSEREDTLSNSVQSDVVLQEPVELEFDATSFANM from the coding sequence atggaatctaaaacgAGAATGATTCAAGCTGATGTTGAAAGACTAGCAGAATTGCAAGCTGCATCAAAATTTGTGGAGAAAGAAAGAAAACGCCCAGACATAAAAGATCCCACAAAAGAGCCCATGTCAAAAGAAGTAATCAACGTTAAATCTCCCACATTCTCTAAATTCAACTTACCTCGTCTTTCCTCGGAAATTGGacctgaaatatttaacaatccttcaataattccaaaaattaaacCGTTCGTTCCATCGTATGTTTATGGAATTAACACTGATTGTGATATTCTAAACCTGAGTAATGAGGATACTATTCGGGTGTTCTATACGGCTGCTCATATTGGAGTTCTGTATGATCTTTGCAAACAGAAGTACGTGTTCTTCGAGGGACACAGAAACAGAATAATTACCGCTTGTGCTGATGCTCGTGCCAAGTTTATTGTTACCACTGACTGTGGACACGATTCAGTTCTTATTATTTGGTGTGGCAAAAAGTATACtccattatttactatttttgacATCTATCCGAATCATGGTGCGGCCGTAGCCAGAATAAGCTACAATGCAAAGTACTTAATTACTGTAGGATATGTGGAAACGGATGATTGCTACTCCATAGATTTGTGGATGTGGACAGATGGAAATCAAGAGCCAGATTTCTCCATACCCATTAAAAAGTCACATGGAAAGCCTAAAAAAGTGTGTTTCCATCCAACTCGTAATGAACATTTAATGGTGATTTTCGAAAAGCAAGTATTTTTCTTGGTCATCGACATCGAAgccaaaactttaataaacttCGTAGCACCTCAtatcacttttaaaaatatcctaGGTGTATTTCATTCGGGTACATACATCGACAAGAGACACCGATGTTTTGTGACAAGCGAAAATggctttgttttaatttttgccaACACTCTGTATTTAAGAACTTACCTTGAAGCTAAActtaataacacaaaaatcTATTTGAAAGCtgtgaaaatatcaaaatcacCATTGGTAGAAGCTCGAGAGCAAATGGAAATAATATGTTTGGGTGATGCAACTggacacatttatttaatggatcTGTCACTAACAATAGTGTTCTACTTTGAAAGACCACAAATAATgactttgaaaaaaataggcGTATATTATCCTTACGTTACAACAGAAACCCACTCGGCTGAAATGATATATCCTGTGGAAGAGGGCGATTATCCCTCAGATGACGAGCAAAATGGACTAGATGATCATGATCGCGAAGAAGGAGAGCAAGAGGAGGAAAGTAAATGTAAACACATTCAACTGCATGTGGTTTTGTCGGACTTTACTACGAGTAGGAAAccattaaatatgtcaccttgcTTCGTTTTGACTAAATCATGCGGTCTTTACTACATCGATTTCATGAAAGAAATCCTAACGCCAATATTTCCTCTTGTTGAGTGTCCAATAACAGCTATTGAAACTCATTTCGAGTTACCACTGTTAATTATAGGACATGAAAATGGTGTGCTCAAAATTATAGACTATGATAAACGTGTCTTGGTAAGTCAAGAGAAGATAAAGAACAGCGACTCCTACAGTCCCGACTTGGAAAATCCAACTGCCATTTCATGTATAAGATACTCCAATGAATCATTACACTTAGTTTGTAGCAATAACATTGGAGAAATCCATGTCTTGGATACCATATCACTGAAGACTATTTCAAAGAAACCAATAAGAATATCTAatgcaaaaattgtaaatattgttttcaatttcaactcCAACCAATTTGCCTATTATGACAACGAAAATTCAGTAGTTCTTTTCTATTTCAATTGTACGAAAAAAGAATGGATCGGTTTAGGTAAATTGATGCCCCATTATCTCGGTATCAATGATATATTGTTCACTCCTGTTTTCGACAACTCTTGCCTTGTCACAATTGGAGAAGATAGAtacattgtaaaatataataatgttggACTTGGACCAGATGATACGTTCGATGTGCTAGTTAGGGAAAGAATTGAACAGTCAGCTATTCCCAAATGTTTCGTGTACTTTTGTAAACACTATGAAGATTCATTTCTTGGGTACTATCTCATTGTAGAcgacaaatacaaatacaaactGTTGAATGACTTAACCATGATGACTAGGCAAGTATCTTTAGGACCAGCTTATGGAGCATACAAAGGGCATcacatcaaaaaaattatgttgccAGACAAATTGGATTAcaaatactatatatttatgatcGACAAACAAATAGGTCTTCAATTAAGCACACTGGACGGAAATCCCTACAGCTACGTGGGGTACACCGCACATCCAACCCCAGTGGTTGATTTTGCTCTTTCACATAAAGGAACTCACATATTCACGTTTTCCGAAAATTCTAACATCTTATTTCAATGGGAAATAAGACCTAATGCGGTAGAGCTGGTTCATTTATTGGGCGGGAAGGAATTTGAGCCCTTTTATTGCCTGCTGGAGGGAGGAAAGAACGGTTGGTTGTTTCAAGAAATACAGGATTTGTTCTTCTACATGCAGATTTTAAATCAAGGCGAGAACATTGTGTTGCCGCGGAAATTCAGCGACACTATTGAAATTTCTGAGCTGCCAGATTTGGTAAGAGCTTGTGGATATTATCCTTCAGAATTTgagattgaaaatttaatgattgagGCCAGATACAAGGACCTGGACGACCTTGGTGAAGTCAAAACGCAGATTACGTTTTTCGACTTTTTGAAGCTATACATTAATCACAGGCCAGCTCATGGATATTCCATGGAagaattaaaagatatttggTTCGGCTTCGCTAGCATACCGGAAAATGCGGATGATGACGgtgtgatttataaaaatgaatatttagagATACTAACGACTTTAGGTGAGAACATCCCGTTAGACAATCTAAAGAAATGTTTTTCTACTTTGGGAAAAAGAACTGCGAGTAATGATGATGACGATGAAGTATTTAGTAATACAATGGATTTTGACACATTTGTGGATGATTTACTTGGAATCGAAATGAGAGCAACTGATGTAAGTGAAAGGGAGGATACTTTGAGTAATAGTGTACAAAGTGATGTTGTCTTGCAAGAACCAGTAGAACTAGAATTTGATGCCACATCATTtgcaaatatgtaa